One stretch of Salvelinus sp. IW2-2015 unplaced genomic scaffold, ASM291031v2 Un_scaffold16326, whole genome shotgun sequence DNA includes these proteins:
- the LOC112080443 gene encoding 4-galactosyl-N-acetylglucosaminide 3-alpha-L-fucosyltransferase 9: MPSASFHRILRPFLLGTFLLGCFVTLFLMYFKPSTSWLSGPVESTASTIQVKNLFSTKGDKNLTTVLVWLWPFGQTYDIGVCSSLFNIEGCFITADRNLYNKSDGVIIHHRDICTDLSNLPPLHRPSFQKWIWMNLESPSHSSQLPGIENLFNLTLNYRQDADIEVPYGSIVTAQGDEDFVPPSKSKLICWIVSNWNQDHVRVKYYNELYKHIEVHAYGQAFGEYIADQEYFPTIASCKFYLAFENSIHKDYITEKLYNPLSVGTVPVVLGPPRQNYENFVQGEAFIHVDDFTSPKELADYLLLLDRNEEMYLRYFEWRRHFKVKKAYFWAEHTCLACDHLRRHKEYKAFNNLDKWFWGGTP; encoded by the coding sequence ATGCCATCTGCATCTTTCCACAGAATTCTACGACCATTTCTACTTGGCACCTTTCTCCTGGGCTGTTTTGTGACTCTGTTTTTGATGTACTTCAAACCGTCAACTAGCTGGCTATCAGGTCCTGTAGAGTCAACAGCATCCACTATCCAAGTTAAAAATCTCTTCTCTACCAAGGGTGACAAAAACCTTACCACTGTACTCGTCTGGCTCTGGCCCTTTGGACAGACCTATGACATTGGTGTCTGCAGCTCTCTGTTCAACATTGAGGGCTGTTTCATCACAGCAGATCGGAACCTATATAATAAGTCAGATGGTGTCATCATACATCACAGGGATATCTGTACTGATCTCTCCAACCTGCCCCCCCTTCACCGTCCCTCCTTCCAAAAGTGGATATGGATGAACCTAGAGTCACCATCCCACTCCTCTCAGCTGCCCGGTATTGAAAACTTGTTCAATTTAACTCTGAACTATCGCCAGGATGCTGATATCGAAGTGCCTTATGGGTCGATTGTGACGGCCCAAGGGGACGAGGATTTCGTGCCACCGAGCAAAAGCAAGTTGATCTGCTGGATTGTCAGCAACTGGAACCAGGATCACGTGCGAGTGAAGTACTACAACGAGCTCTATAAACATATTGAGGTTCACGCTTATGGACAAGCCTTTGGAGAGTACATTGCAGATCAAGAATACTTTCCTACCATCGCCAGTTGTAAATTCTACTTGGCGTTTGAGAACTCAATTCACAAAGACTACATCACAGAGAAACTGTATAACCCACTCTCTGTAGGGACGGTGCCTGTGGTTTTAGGTCCACCAAGACAGAACTACGAGAACTTTGTCCAGGGGGAAGCCTTTATCCATGTGGATGACTTCACCTCACCCAAAGAGCTGGCTGATTATCTCCTGCTCTTGGACAGGAATGAGGAAATGTATCTCAGATACTTTGAGTGGCGACGGCACTTTAAAGTGAAAAAGGCATACTTCTGGGCCGAACACACGTGCCTCGCTTGTGATCATCTCAGAAGGCACAAGGAGTACAAGGCATTCAATAACCTTGATAAATGGTTTTGGGGTGGAACGCCTTGA